GTAAAAAGGCGGATGTCGCGCTGGTCGTCCATTTTCATGGTTTTGATGCCTACCGGAAGAAGACGATTGAGGATTACGGCGCGAAATACCAGTCGATGTTTCAGACCGCGGACGCGGTCATTGCCGTGTCCCGGCACATGGTCGAGCGGCTCGTCGGTCTCGGCGCCGCGCGGGAGAGGGTCCATCATGTCCCTTGCGGGATGAACGAGAAAATGTTTTATGGCGGGGACCCCGCAAAGGCCGGCCCTGTTTTTCTGACAATCGGCCGTTTTGTTGACAAAAAGGCCCCGCATCTGCTCCTGCCGGCATTTCGGAAAGTCCTGCTACAGGCCCCCGAGGCCAGATTGATCATGGTTGGGGACGGCCTGCTCTGGGATTCCAGCGTAGCGTTGGCAAAGGCCTTGAAGATCGAGAACTCTGTTACGTTTGCGGGGGTTAAGTCTCATCAGGAAGTTGCCCATCTGATGCGTGAAGTGCGCGCTTATGTCCAGCATTTCATTACGCCTTCGTCGGGAGATTCAGAAGGGACTCCGGTGGCGGTGATGGAGGCCGGAGGCTCCGGCCTGCCGGTGATTGCCACTCGCCATGCCGGGATTCCGGATGTGGTGGATGATGGCATAACGGGATTCCTGGTTGATGAATACGATATCGATACCATGGCGGAAAGAATGACCAGGATCGCCCGGGAGCCCGCATTGGCCGCACGGATGGGGCAGGCCGCCAGGGAAAGAGTGTTGTCTCAGTTCACTTTGGACAAAACGATAAAGGATCTGGATGAGGTCATCCGGCAGGCGGTGCAGAAGAGGAAAGGGACAACGGCATGAGGTGGTTAAATAAGCTCATCCGGTACGGCACGATCGTATTTTATGCATGTTTTTTCTGGTTGAGGAAGACGTTGATCAGAAACCATTCCGTCAAGATCGGGTTCCTGGTGGAGGAGTTTTTTGATGAGAAGTTCCGCGGGTTCGGCGGCTATGGGATGACGGTTAAGTATATTGCTGAACATTTTAACGTGGCCAACAGCAAACTCAAGGCGGATGTCATCCTGATGTATCCGCTTGATATCGCAAGCCCCCAACAATCTTCGGCCCACAATGCGGATGTGGTCATGATGCCCAAGCGCATGCCGGATACGGGCAAGGATTTCCGGAACTATGCCCGGCTTATCCATGAAAAGCGACCGGATGTTTTTATCGCGGTGGACCATTTCCAATCGTATGAATATCCTTTGATGGCCTTTCCGAACATCCCCTGGGTCATCTGGCTTAAGGATCCCAGGGATGAGGTAAAGTTTAGAAAGTACGCCACCGTGAGCTTACAGTTAAAGGCTTGGGGTTATGAAGGTCCGGATGAAGTTGTGGAGCGTTCCCATCGTACTTTGAACTCGTTTCGTCTTGTGCTAAAGCGCAGCCGCATGTTCGGCCGCAAGGTCTGTTTTGCCGCGGAATCCAAAGATTTTATTCCTATCGGAAAACGTCTCTATGGCTTGAAGGATTTAAATCCCGCGATCCTGTCCAAACCCATCCCTTTGCCGAAGATGGAGGGGCCTGAGTATGCAGAAAAACCGTTATTTCTGTTTATGGCGAGGCTTGACCCGGTCAAACGCCCATGGATTTTCTGTGAGTTGGCCAAACGTTTTAAGGACGCAGATTTTGTGGTTGCCGGCAAAGTGAATAATCCGGAAATCATGGAAGAGGTATTGGCAAAATATAAAGATGTTCCCAATTTGAAATTTTTAGGCGGGGTTTTTGGGGTGGAAAAAGACGCCCTTTTCCGCCGTATCTGGGCTCTGGTGAATACGAGTGTGCACGAAGGATTGCCCGTCACCATGGTCGAGGCATTTTCCTATGGAAAAACCAGCATTGCCTCTGGGAATTTAGATGGAATTGCTGAGCGTTTCGGCTTTTATACGGGGGAAATGACTGGGGATGGATATGATAGTGCGACCTTGGACCGTTATTCCGAACCGATTGAAAAGATTATCAATGGACAATTAGACCGGGAAAGCCTATTTAGAGAAGCCCGCCGGTATGTCCAGGAGGTCCATTCCTTTGAGAAGTTCGAACAGACTGTGCGAGATATTGTTTCGACAAACAGATACGACGGCAACTTTACGCTGGAAGATAAATAGAGCTGAAGCCGATATGATCTCTACACTCATCGCCACATATAACCGTGGTCCGGATCTCAGGCTGGTCCTGGGCTGTCTGTTGAACCAGCGGCTTCCCGCAGGGTTGGAACACGAGGTCATCATCATTGATAATAATTCAAATGACGACACCAGGGCGGTGGTCGAATCGCTGATCCCGTCTTTCGGCGGGAAACTCAAGTATTTCTTTGAACCGCGGCAGGGAAAATCCTTCGCTATTAACAAGGGCATTCAAGAAGCCCAGGGGGAAATCATTGTCCTGACTGATGATGACTGCACGTTTGAAAGCGATTATATCGCGAAGATTTATCAAGCATTTCAGAAAGGCGGCCTGGAGATCGGTTTTATCGGGGGGAGGATCCTTCCTCGGTATGTCGGCTGCAGCAAACCGGCGTGGTTCGCCGAATTAGAGCCGGGGTGGTGGTATAAAGAATTTTTCTGGGGACCTTTGGCGGTCCTGGATTATGGGGAAGAGCCGTTCATCATCGACAAGCGCGGCCTACCCTTATCCGATCTCAAGCTGTTTTACGGGGCCAATATGGCGGTCCGGAAAGAGCTGTTTTTTCATCATGGTCATTTTGACATTGAAAAATACCATACACATGATACGGAATTTCAACTGCGTTTTTTAAGGGAAGGGGCGCGCGGCCTTTATACGCCGGAGGTCAAGGTTTATCATAAAATCACGGCCGACCGGTTAACACCGCAATATTATTATCGCTGGTATTTCAAGAGAGGGTATCTTCTGGATTTCCAGGGCCGGTACCGGGAAAAAATCTATCATCCGTTCGGCATTCAGTGGGCGATGCTCGCCAAGACCGTTAAGCTGCTGGTGACGTCGGTTTTTGTCCGTTCGTTGACCCAAAAAGTGTACAGGCGATGCCAGGCGTTGTTCAACCTGGGACAGATGAAACAGCTGATTAAAGAAAATTCATGACGGGGCCCCATGGACAAAATATCTCTTGTTTTAACCTTGAAAATTAACGCCTATCCCCTGGGGAGCGACCTGGAAAGGGCCAAGAAAATCCTTCTTCCTTCGCTCGCCAAATATTTCGATTTGAGCCAGATCAGCCGGTTCTGGATTATCGTCCCGGCCGATGAGCAGGAGCAGATCGCCCGGGAGCTTTGGGAATTCCGGGACCGCCTCAAAATAACCATTAAAAATGAGGAGACGCTTCTGAAATCGGTCCCGGGATGGACGAGGGACCGGATCGTCCACGGCATGATGAGGGGGCTGGGGAGGATTGTCCGTAAATTAAACGGGGAGGGGTTGTTATCCGAATATTTGCGGCCTCGCGACGGATGGCATTCTCTGAATGGTTGGCGAAGGCAGCAAATACTTAAGATTCTTGCGGCGCGGCTGGTCGACACAGATTATTTTTTGATCGTGGATTCCGACCTGTGTTTGATGCGCCCCGCGAATTTAAAGACCATTTTCCCCGATGGGAAAGCGCTCTTCGGGCGGGACAGACTGAAAACGCAATACGATTGGTGGGCCGGGGCCGCCAGGGTGCTCGGTATCTCCTTGAAGCTTGGGCCGGAAGACGAGGTGATATCAGTCACGCCCCAGGTCCTGGTAACGTCCGTGGTCAACCGCCTTATGGACTATTTGATGTCGAAAGCAAGGGAGAAGGGGGCCCGGACCCTGCTTGAGTATCTCTCTCAAAATGGCCCCTGGACAGAATATACGCTATACTGGTTGTTCCTGCTGGAGTTTTGCGAAAAGGGCGACCATTATTCAGATCAGCGGCAAGGCTATGCTTTGCATGCGGGCGGCAGCGTGTGGTATCGTGAACAGGCATCCGACGCGAGAGTCTTGCGGGATCGGATCGATTCGGCGTTTCGCCGGGACGATTCGTTATTTTTGGTTGTTCAAAGCGCCTGCATCCCTCTGAGTGAATATTATGAGGCGGTGCGGGGGCACTTGTCGTAAATAATGCCGGGGAAATGTGATGCGAATCCTTTTTGTCCGAACATATTGTCCGCACTCCATCAATTACGGCTCCGAAATGAGGGCAAGCCGTTTCGTTGATTATTTGCGCCGGAAGGGGGAGGTGGACCTGTTGACGATGACGTCTCCGAGCGGGCATGCCGATATAAATTATATAGAACGCCATTTCCGGCGCCATTATCACTTTAATCAGAAAGGCAATCCCCGGCGCCTGACAAGGCTCGAGAAATTGAGACACCTCCTGCCTTGGCAGATCACGGGGCACTATGCGAAGGATTTTCAGCAAGAGCTCAACGCTATCGTCGAGGAAAATCAATACGATTTGATTTTTGTGTTTAAGCTGGAGCCGGTTTTCTATTTTCTTCAGCTGCCCGCCAAGTGGCGCCAGCGGACGGTTGTCGATTATGATGATTTTCTTTCGGATATTTACAAGAATCACTACAGGAATATCTTTACCGCTTATAAGAACAGTTATTCGTTGATGCTGTATCAGCACAAGGCGCTTGTCCGCTTCAAAAGGATCTTTGTCTGCGCGCGGGAGGCCCTCTTGAAGGTGCCTGGGAGCTGGCGGCACAAAGCCGGGGTGATCCCTAATGTTTTCAATGTTGACCCGAAAGGCTTTTACGCGGAGCCTGGCCCGAAGAATCGTCTGCTCTTTATCGGCTCTCTGGATTACTTCCCGAACATAGACGGTCTTAAGTGGTTCTGCCGCGATATTTGGCCGGGGTTTCATGAGAAACATCCTAACAGCATCCTGACTGTTGTCGGAAAAACGCGGAATGACGCCGAGCACGTGCGTTCACTGTTCAATCACCCGGAAAATCTTGAAGTCGCCGTTAATGTCCCCAGCACGCTGCCTTATTACCAAAATTGTTTCGCGTCGGTCGTCCCGTTGCTGAACGGCAGCGGGACGCGCTTAAAGATATTGGAATCCGCCGCCTACGGCCGGCCCGTCCTGGCGACCTCGAAAGGAATGGAAGGTTTGAATTTTGAGGACGGGAAGAATATTTTTATTTTTAAGAAC
The sequence above is a segment of the Candidatus Omnitrophota bacterium genome. Coding sequences within it:
- a CDS encoding glycosyltransferase family 4 protein, with product MIRNHSVKIGFLVEEFFDEKFRGFGGYGMTVKYIAEHFNVANSKLKADVILMYPLDIASPQQSSAHNADVVMMPKRMPDTGKDFRNYARLIHEKRPDVFIAVDHFQSYEYPLMAFPNIPWVIWLKDPRDEVKFRKYATVSLQLKAWGYEGPDEVVERSHRTLNSFRLVLKRSRMFGRKVCFAAESKDFIPIGKRLYGLKDLNPAILSKPIPLPKMEGPEYAEKPLFLFMARLDPVKRPWIFCELAKRFKDADFVVAGKVNNPEIMEEVLAKYKDVPNLKFLGGVFGVEKDALFRRIWALVNTSVHEGLPVTMVEAFSYGKTSIASGNLDGIAERFGFYTGEMTGDGYDSATLDRYSEPIEKIINGQLDRESLFREARRYVQEVHSFEKFEQTVRDIVSTNRYDGNFTLEDK
- a CDS encoding glycosyltransferase, which encodes MISTLIATYNRGPDLRLVLGCLLNQRLPAGLEHEVIIIDNNSNDDTRAVVESLIPSFGGKLKYFFEPRQGKSFAINKGIQEAQGEIIVLTDDDCTFESDYIAKIYQAFQKGGLEIGFIGGRILPRYVGCSKPAWFAELEPGWWYKEFFWGPLAVLDYGEEPFIIDKRGLPLSDLKLFYGANMAVRKELFFHHGHFDIEKYHTHDTEFQLRFLREGARGLYTPEVKVYHKITADRLTPQYYYRWYFKRGYLLDFQGRYREKIYHPFGIQWAMLAKTVKLLVTSVFVRSLTQKVYRRCQALFNLGQMKQLIKENS
- a CDS encoding DUF6492 family protein, producing MDKISLVLTLKINAYPLGSDLERAKKILLPSLAKYFDLSQISRFWIIVPADEQEQIARELWEFRDRLKITIKNEETLLKSVPGWTRDRIVHGMMRGLGRIVRKLNGEGLLSEYLRPRDGWHSLNGWRRQQILKILAARLVDTDYFLIVDSDLCLMRPANLKTIFPDGKALFGRDRLKTQYDWWAGAARVLGISLKLGPEDEVISVTPQVLVTSVVNRLMDYLMSKAREKGARTLLEYLSQNGPWTEYTLYWLFLLEFCEKGDHYSDQRQGYALHAGGSVWYREQASDARVLRDRIDSAFRRDDSLFLVVQSACIPLSEYYEAVRGHLS
- a CDS encoding glycosyltransferase family 4 protein, with the protein product MRILFVRTYCPHSINYGSEMRASRFVDYLRRKGEVDLLTMTSPSGHADINYIERHFRRHYHFNQKGNPRRLTRLEKLRHLLPWQITGHYAKDFQQELNAIVEENQYDLIFVFKLEPVFYFLQLPAKWRQRTVVDYDDFLSDIYKNHYRNIFTAYKNSYSLMLYQHKALVRFKRIFVCAREALLKVPGSWRHKAGVIPNVFNVDPKGFYAEPGPKNRLLFIGSLDYFPNIDGLKWFCRDIWPGFHEKHPNSILTVVGKTRNDAEHVRSLFNHPENLEVAVNVPSTLPYYQNCFASVVPLLNGSGTRLKILESAAYGRPVLATSKGMEGLNFEDGKNIFIFKNSRSFLNAYESLLDEERYRNVTRSAFTVLEDQYSPEAFTECMDENWNMMVDSQQRLKE
- a CDS encoding glycosyltransferase, producing the protein MNICVVVPQKDIYSETFIRAHIERLAGEVTSLYGTDLHMVTADGRALLKPPGFLERVRRSFLYRLFGVRFDEHCLWQRAFQRYLTDNGIDAVLAEFGPTGVRLMESCKKADVALVVHFHGFDAYRKKTIEDYGAKYQSMFQTADAVIAVSRHMVERLVGLGAARERVHHVPCGMNEKMFYGGDPAKAGPVFLTIGRFVDKKAPHLLLPAFRKVLLQAPEARLIMVGDGLLWDSSVALAKALKIENSVTFAGVKSHQEVAHLMREVRAYVQHFITPSSGDSEGTPVAVMEAGGSGLPVIATRHAGIPDVVDDGITGFLVDEYDIDTMAERMTRIAREPALAARMGQAARERVLSQFTLDKTIKDLDEVIRQAVQKRKGTTA